A genomic window from Arvicola amphibius chromosome 5, mArvAmp1.2, whole genome shotgun sequence includes:
- the Shf gene encoding SH2 domain-containing adapter protein F isoform X2: protein MLLSGAPPPGSGPGPRAQGSAGGGPGGSRRGAGSAGAGPGGGGSGGVAKWLREHLGFRGGGGGGGTKPAPPEPDYRPPAPCPAAPPAPPPDILAAYRLQRDRDFEDPYSGSSSVSAALSTPAAPGPTPPPRHGSPPHRLIRVETPGPPAPPPEERISGPHASSDRLAILEDYADPFDVQDTAEGSGGTSVAPEKVPENDGYMEPYEAQKMMAEIRGSKETAAQPLPLYDTPYEPEDEGGSPEAEGTPWPRESRLPEDDERPPEEYDQPWEWKKERISKAFAVDIKVIKDLPWPPPVGQLDSSPSLPDGDRDISGPASPLPEPSLEDSSAQFEGSEKNCLSPGREEKGRLPPRLSAGNPKSAKSLGVEPSSPLGEWTDPALPLENQVWYHGAISRTDAENLLRLCKEASYLVRNSETSKNDFSLSLKSSQGFMHMKLSRTKEHKYVLGQNSPPFSSVPEIVHHYASRKLPIKGAEHMSLLYPVAIRTL, encoded by the exons ATGCTACTGAGCGGAGCTCCTCCTCCGGGCTCCGGCCCCGGGCCGCGGGCACAGGGCAGCGCCGGGGGCGGCCCCGGGGGATCTCGCCGCGGGGCTGGGAGTGCGGGGGCTGGCCCGGGAGGGGGCGGCAGCGGCGGAGTCGCAAAGTGGCTGCGGGAACACCTTGGCTTTCGTGGGGGCGGCGGCGGAGGGGGCACCAAGCCCGCCCCCCCAGAGCCCGACTACCGCCCCCCAGCGCCCTGCCCGGCCGCGCCCCCTGCGCCGCCCCCGGACATCCTGGCCGCCTACAGGCTGCAGCGTGACCGCGACTTTGAGGACCCCTACTCCGGGAGCTCGTCTGTGTCTGCCGCCCTTTCCACCCCCGCCGCCCCTGGCCCCACTCCGCCCCCGCGCCACGGCTCACCCCCGCACCGCCTCATTCGAGTAGAAACTCCCGGCCCCCCAGCGCCCCCTCCGGAGGAGCGGATCTCCGGACCCCATGCCAGCAGCGACAGG TTGGCAATCCTAGAAGACTACGCAGACCCGTTTGATGTTCAGGACACTGCCGAAGGCTCAGGAGGAACTTCAGTTGCTCCAGAGAAGGTTCCTGAAAATGATGGCTACATGGAACCTTATGAAGCCCAAAAGATGATGGCTG AAATCCGGGGTTCTAAGGAGACTGCAGCCCAGCCCCTACCTCTCTATGACACACCCTATGAACCAGAGGATGAGGGGGGCAGCCCAGAAGCTGAGGGGACTCCCTGGCCCAGGGAATCCCGCCTGCCTGAGGATGATGAGAGGCCTCCAGAAGAGTACGACCAGCCCTGGGAGTGGAAGAAGGAACGGATTTCCAAAGCCTTCGCTG TTGACATAAAGGTCATCAAAGACCTACCTTGGCCTCCGCCTGTGGGACAGCTGGACAGCAGCCCCTCCCTGCCTGACGGGGACAGGGACATCTCCGGTCCAGCTTCACCCCTCCCAGAGCCCAGCCTGGAGGACAGCAGCG CCCAGTTTGAAGGATCGGAGAAGAACTGCCTGTCGCCTGGCCGGGAGGAGAAGGGGCGGCTACCTCCCCGGCTTTCTGCTGGGAACCCCAAGTCAGCCAAGTCCCTAGGCGTGGAGCCCAGCAGCCCTCTGGGGGAGTGGACAGATCCAGCACTGCCTCTGGAAAACCAggt CTGGTACCACGGGGCCATCAGCCGCACGGACGCCGAGAACCTTCTTCGGCTGTGCAAAGAGGCCAGCTACCTGGTGCGCAACAGTGAGACCAGCAAAAatgacttctctctctccctcaa gaGCAGTCAGGGCTTCATGCACATGAAGCTGTCCCGGACCAAGGAACACAAGTACGTGTTGGGCCAGAATAGCCCACCCTTCAGCAGCGTCCCTGAAATCGTGCACCACTACGCCAGCCGCAAGCTGCCCATAAAGGGGGCGGAACACATGTCCCTGCTCTACCCTGTGGCCATCCGGACTCTGTAG
- the Shf gene encoding SH2 domain-containing adapter protein F isoform X1, translated as MLLSGAPPPGSGPGPRAQGSAGGGPGGSRRGAGSAGAGPGGGGSGGVAKWLREHLGFRGGGGGGGTKPAPPEPDYRPPAPCPAAPPAPPPDILAAYRLQRDRDFEDPYSGSSSVSAALSTPAAPGPTPPPRHGSPPHRLIRVETPGPPAPPPEERISGPHASSDRLAILEDYADPFDVQDTAEGSGGTSVAPEKVPENDGYMEPYEAQKMMAEIRGSKETAAQPLPLYDTPYEPEDEGGSPEAEGTPWPRESRLPEDDERPPEEYDQPWEWKKERISKAFAAQFEGSEKNCLSPGREEKGRLPPRLSAGNPKSAKSLGVEPSSPLGEWTDPALPLENQVWYHGAISRTDAENLLRLCKEASYLVRNSETSKNDFSLSLKSSQGFMHMKLSRTKEHKYVLGQNSPPFSSVPEIVHHYASRKLPIKGAEHMSLLYPVAIRTL; from the exons ATGCTACTGAGCGGAGCTCCTCCTCCGGGCTCCGGCCCCGGGCCGCGGGCACAGGGCAGCGCCGGGGGCGGCCCCGGGGGATCTCGCCGCGGGGCTGGGAGTGCGGGGGCTGGCCCGGGAGGGGGCGGCAGCGGCGGAGTCGCAAAGTGGCTGCGGGAACACCTTGGCTTTCGTGGGGGCGGCGGCGGAGGGGGCACCAAGCCCGCCCCCCCAGAGCCCGACTACCGCCCCCCAGCGCCCTGCCCGGCCGCGCCCCCTGCGCCGCCCCCGGACATCCTGGCCGCCTACAGGCTGCAGCGTGACCGCGACTTTGAGGACCCCTACTCCGGGAGCTCGTCTGTGTCTGCCGCCCTTTCCACCCCCGCCGCCCCTGGCCCCACTCCGCCCCCGCGCCACGGCTCACCCCCGCACCGCCTCATTCGAGTAGAAACTCCCGGCCCCCCAGCGCCCCCTCCGGAGGAGCGGATCTCCGGACCCCATGCCAGCAGCGACAGG TTGGCAATCCTAGAAGACTACGCAGACCCGTTTGATGTTCAGGACACTGCCGAAGGCTCAGGAGGAACTTCAGTTGCTCCAGAGAAGGTTCCTGAAAATGATGGCTACATGGAACCTTATGAAGCCCAAAAGATGATGGCTG AAATCCGGGGTTCTAAGGAGACTGCAGCCCAGCCCCTACCTCTCTATGACACACCCTATGAACCAGAGGATGAGGGGGGCAGCCCAGAAGCTGAGGGGACTCCCTGGCCCAGGGAATCCCGCCTGCCTGAGGATGATGAGAGGCCTCCAGAAGAGTACGACCAGCCCTGGGAGTGGAAGAAGGAACGGATTTCCAAAGCCTTCGCTG CCCAGTTTGAAGGATCGGAGAAGAACTGCCTGTCGCCTGGCCGGGAGGAGAAGGGGCGGCTACCTCCCCGGCTTTCTGCTGGGAACCCCAAGTCAGCCAAGTCCCTAGGCGTGGAGCCCAGCAGCCCTCTGGGGGAGTGGACAGATCCAGCACTGCCTCTGGAAAACCAggt CTGGTACCACGGGGCCATCAGCCGCACGGACGCCGAGAACCTTCTTCGGCTGTGCAAAGAGGCCAGCTACCTGGTGCGCAACAGTGAGACCAGCAAAAatgacttctctctctccctcaa gaGCAGTCAGGGCTTCATGCACATGAAGCTGTCCCGGACCAAGGAACACAAGTACGTGTTGGGCCAGAATAGCCCACCCTTCAGCAGCGTCCCTGAAATCGTGCACCACTACGCCAGCCGCAAGCTGCCCATAAAGGGGGCGGAACACATGTCCCTGCTCTACCCTGTGGCCATCCGGACTCTGTAG